In one Lolium rigidum isolate FL_2022 chromosome 3, APGP_CSIRO_Lrig_0.1, whole genome shotgun sequence genomic region, the following are encoded:
- the LOC124704246 gene encoding F-box protein At1g78280-like, with amino-acid sequence MEAAGNGRRAAALGGLAVLPDELLCAVVDLLEPTDIGRLACVSSVMYILCNEEPLWMSKYLSVGGHLEYKGSWKKTTLSRLSLCSENSENEHKARHFDGFNSLYLYRRWYRCFTTLSSYSFDTGHVERKDDLSLDQFRSQYDGNCPVVLGKLVETWPARTKWTMQQLVHDYGDVTFRISQRSPQKIIMKLKDYVSYMELQHDEDPLYIFDDKFGESTPALLEDYRVPHLFQEDLFDVLDYEQRPAFRWLIIGPERSGASWHVDPGLTSAWNTLLCGRKRWALYPPGRVPGGVTVHVSDEDGDVDIDTPTSLQWWLDIYPHLAEHEKPLECTQLPGETIYVPSGWWHCVLNLETTVAVTQNFVNQSNFEHVCLDMAPGHCHKGVCRAGLLAVPGKFIRDAENHPPGTMSRWNHSDMTRTEKRLKGSGPVRASNCVNQCSSFEFSDVHESLEDQVFSYDIGFLSQFLEKEKDHYTSVWSPTNPIGQREAREWLRRLWVLKPELRGLIWKGACLAINVDKWYACLEEISACHSLPPPSEDEKLPVGTGSNPVFIVSDNVIKIYAEGGLGYSAHGLGTELEFYELLRKVDSPLINHIPEIIASGFLVYEDGVYRTVPWDGKGMPDVLAKYYPLELSFANNCFPLGLWSKQQFGMDSSTDVSNKPIWPYMVTRKCRGDIFAHVRDTLSKTDIFNLASSLGVQMRNIHLLPLPCVESLPESEDNNVKNSVPREWKQEISTLDRRKNNIKKHLANWGGTVPTILIEKAEDYLPPDMTSLIKFVKDVDGEPVYTSPSWIHSDIMDDNILTERTPKMGSFTDAKSTGDRELEENAIHIIDFSDLTIGDPLFDLIPLHLDVFRGDIDLLREYLRSYQLPFLRGISNADISKSVQNSKFSKASYRAMCYCILHDDNVLAAIFGLWKELRTATSWEDVEHLVWDELNRYQQLPPTLSC; translated from the exons TGTCATGTACATACTTTGCAATGAGGAGCCTCTCTGGATGAGTAAATATCTTTCAGTTGGTGGTCATCTTGAGTATAAAGGGTCTTGGAAGAAAACAACTTTGTCTAG GCTTAGTCTTTGCTCTGAAAATAGTGAGAATGAGCACAAGGCTCGTCATTTTGATG GGTTCAATTCCTTGTACTTATACAGGAGATGGTATAGATGTTTTACTACTTTGAGTAGTTATTCCTTTGACACTGGACATGTGGAAAGGAAAGATGACCTTTCTTTGGATCAATTCCGTTCTCAGTACGATGGAAATTGCCCA GTTGTGCTTGGTAAGCTGGTTGAAACCTGGCCAGCAAGGACTAAATGGACAATGCAGCAGCTGGTGCATGATTACGGTGACGTTACATTTAGAATATCACAAAGAAGCCCTCAGAAgataataatgaaactaaaagactATGTTTCTTACATGGAACTTCAGCATGACGAAGATCCTCTTTACATATTTGATGATAAG TTTGGAGAATCAACACCAGCACTATTGGAAGATTACAGAGTCCCTCATTTATTTCAAGAAGATCTTTTTGATGTCTTGGACTATGAACAACGGCCAGCTTTCAGATGGCTTATTATTGGACCAGAAAGATCAGGTGCCTCTTGGCATGTTGATCCAGGATTGACCAGCGCGTGGAATACTCTTCTTTGTGGCCGGAAAAG ATGGGCTTTGTACCCACCAGGAAGAGTGCCTGGTGGTGTCACAGTACATGTAagtgatgaagatggtgatgtTGACATCGACACTCCAACATCTTTGCAG TGGTGGCTTGATATCTATCCTCATCTTGCTGAACATGAGAAGCCACTGGAATGTACACAATTACCAGGAGAGACCATATATGTTCCAAGTGGATGGTGGCATTGTGTTTTGAACCTTGAGACGACAGTTGCAGTTACACAAAACTTTGTCAATCAATCAAATTTTGAGCATGTATGTCTGGACATGGCACCTGGTCACTGTCACAAAGGAGTTTGTCGTGCTGGCTTACTTGCTGTTCCAGGAAAATTTATTAGAGATGCTGAGAATCATCCACCTGGGACAATGAGTAGATGGAACCACAGTGACATGACCCGGACAGAAAAAAGACTGAAAGGTTCAGGGCCTGTTAGAGCTTCAAACTGTGTAAATCAGTGTTCTTCATTTGAGTTCTCAGACGTCCATGAAAGTTTGGAGGACCAAGTTTTCTCGTATGATATAGGTTTCTTATCCCAGTTTCTTGAGAAAGAAAAAGATCACTATACTTCTGTCTGGAGTCCTACTAATCCAATTGGGCAGAGAGAAGCAAGAGAATGGTTGCGAAGGCTATGGGTTCTTAAACCTGAGCTGAGAGGACTAATATGGAAG GGTGCATGCCTAGCAATAAATGTGGACAAATGGTATGCATGCTTAGAAGAAATAAGTGCATGCCATAGTTTACCACCACCGTCAGAGGATGAGAAGCTTCCTGTTGGCACAGGTAGCAACCCA GTTTTCATTGTCTCTGACAATGTGATTAAAATTTATGCCGAAGGAGGGTTGGGTTATTCTGCCCATGGTTTAGGCACAGAG CTAGAGTTTTATGAGCTTCTGCGAAAAGTTGACTCACCTTTGATCAACCACATACCTGAGATCATAGCAAGTGGATTTCTTGTGTACGAGGATGGCGTCTACAGGACAGTCCCATGGGATGGAAAAGGAATGCCAGATGTTTTGGCTAAATACTATCCCCTGGAGCTCTCTTTTGCAAACAACTGTTTTCCTCTTGGGTTATGGAGCAAGCAACAGTTTGGAATGGATAGTTCCACTGATGTTTCAAACAAACCTATTTGGCCTTACATGGTTACCAGAAAATGCAGAGGGGATATCTTTGCTCATGT ACGTGATACATTGTCCAAGACTGACATTTTCAATCTTGCATCATCCTTGGGAGTTCAAATGCGAAATATCCATTTATTGCCCCTTCCATGTGTGGAATCATTACCCGAATCTGAGGACAATAATGTGAAAAACAGTGTTCCACGTGAATGGAAACAAGAGATTTCTACTCTAGATAGAAGAAAGAACAATATAAAGAAGCACCTAGCTAACTG GGGGGGCACCGTCCCAACAATTCTAATTGAGAAGGCTGAAGATTATCTCCCTCCTGATATGACCTCCCTAATCAAGTTTGTAAAG gatgttgatggtgaaccGGTGTACACATCACCTTCTTGGATACATTCAGATATTATGGACGATAACATTCTTACTGAGAGGACCCCGAAAATGGGTTCCTTCACTGATGCCAAAAGCACTGGTGACAGAGAGCTGGAGGAGAATGCAATCCATATCATTGATTTCAGTGATCTGACCATTG GGGATCCTTTATTCGACTTAATTCCGCTGCACCTGGACGTTTTTCGTGGTGATATTGATCTTCTCAGGGAGTACCTACGAAGCTATCAGCTTCCTTTCCTGAGAGGGATATCAAATGCTGATATTTCAAAGTCAGTGCAAAATTCGAAGTTCAGCAAGGCATCATATCGCGCAAT GTGCTATTGCATACTACACGACGACAACGTCTTGGCAGCTATATTTGGCCTGTGGAAGGAGCTGAGGACCGCAACATCGTGGGAGGATGTTGAGCACTTGGTCTGGGATGAGCTGAACCGATACCAGCAATTGCCACCTACACTCTCGTGCTGA